The following proteins come from a genomic window of Peptoniphilus equinus:
- a CDS encoding APC family permease, whose product MQEILHSTTEALTSESTEFKREIGVFGGVSIIGGIMIGSGIFYLGAYVLERVQMNSGLALLAWIIGGLITLFGGLCYAELGAAMPVAGGRVVYLNEAFHPVVGFMSGFTDWLIGGPGSVAALAIALTTVFKSFIPISDFGIKMAAITLIILLTVLNLRGVKLASSIQNISMVGKLLPILLIMFAALFVGKVSPDLSLTSTTTSSPTSLISMIAFAVVASLWAYEGWTNLNTVAEEIREPHKNLPLALVIGIGGIMVLYTLFNYAIMRVLPHEQIVAMITSGDLYLGTAVAESVFGSVGKVIVSLGMILAMFGSTNGLILAQPRMYYAMAQEGHFFKAFSKLHPKYKVPTAPLIVQAVFSIILVLMRNLDQLTNMVVITGMIFSVLTILSVPRLRKKYPTIHRPFKIWFYPVSVIITALIFTGLVIQAAIEDPVTGITGLVVPLLGAVTFFIFDKQRKEQV is encoded by the coding sequence ATGCAAGAAATTTTACATTCTACTACTGAAGCACTCACCTCGGAATCTACGGAATTCAAAAGAGAAATCGGTGTTTTCGGCGGTGTAAGTATCATTGGGGGCATTATGATCGGCTCAGGCATTTTCTATCTGGGTGCTTATGTCTTAGAACGCGTTCAAATGAACAGCGGACTGGCTCTCTTGGCTTGGATTATCGGCGGACTTATCACCTTATTCGGCGGGTTATGCTATGCGGAACTTGGCGCAGCTATGCCGGTAGCCGGAGGTCGCGTCGTCTATCTCAATGAAGCCTTTCATCCTGTTGTGGGTTTTATGTCCGGCTTTACCGATTGGCTGATCGGCGGACCGGGATCTGTCGCAGCACTGGCTATTGCTCTGACCACAGTCTTTAAATCTTTTATCCCCATCAGTGACTTCGGTATTAAAATGGCCGCTATCACTTTGATTATTCTTCTCACGGTCCTTAACTTGAGAGGCGTGAAACTGGCAAGCTCCATTCAAAACATCTCCATGGTGGGAAAGCTCCTGCCCATTCTACTTATTATGTTTGCCGCACTGTTTGTCGGCAAAGTGAGTCCCGATCTGAGTCTTACCTCTACCACGACCTCATCTCCGACGAGCCTTATCTCTATGATTGCCTTTGCTGTGGTGGCTTCACTCTGGGCTTATGAGGGCTGGACCAACCTCAATACCGTTGCTGAAGAAATTCGTGAACCCCACAAAAATCTTCCCTTAGCGCTTGTCATCGGGATTGGCGGCATCATGGTACTGTATACACTGTTTAATTATGCCATTATGCGTGTGTTGCCCCATGAGCAAATCGTCGCTATGATTACATCGGGCGATTTATACCTCGGTACTGCTGTTGCAGAAAGTGTCTTCGGTTCTGTAGGTAAAGTCATCGTCAGTTTAGGCATGATCCTTGCCATGTTCGGGAGCACAAACGGACTTATTCTTGCACAGCCTCGTATGTACTATGCTATGGCTCAGGAAGGTCATTTTTTCAAAGCTTTCAGCAAGCTCCATCCAAAGTACAAAGTACCCACAGCACCGCTTATCGTTCAAGCTGTATTCTCCATTATCCTAGTCCTGATGAGAAATTTGGATCAACTCACCAATATGGTCGTGATCACGGGTATGATTTTCAGTGTGTTAACCATTCTATCGGTACCACGCCTGCGAAAAAAATATCCGACCATTCATCGTCCATTTAAAATCTGGTTTTATCCGGTGTCCGTCATTATCACTGCACTTATTTTTACAGGTCTGGTCATTCAAGCGGCCATCGAAGACCCTGTCACAGGTATAACCGGACTGGTAGTGCCGCTACTGGGTGCAGTGACCTTCTTTATCTTTGATAAGCAACGAAAGGAGCAAGTATGA
- a CDS encoding rhodanese-like domain-containing protein, whose amino-acid sequence MFKNITMSQFSTLDTTAIHILDVREEDEFKAGHIEGAKNAPLSRLTMLYAELDTSKAYYVICHAGVRSVQAAMFLESVGFEVVNVLEGMNGWQGPIVR is encoded by the coding sequence GTGTTTAAGAACATTACTATGAGTCAATTTTCAACGTTGGATACTACCGCTATCCATATATTAGATGTGAGAGAAGAGGATGAATTTAAAGCGGGACATATTGAAGGCGCAAAAAATGCCCCCTTAAGTCGCTTGACCATGTTATACGCCGAGTTGGATACCTCGAAGGCTTATTACGTCATTTGTCATGCCGGTGTGCGTTCTGTACAGGCGGCTATGTTTCTTGAGAGTGTCGGATTTGAGGTTGTCAATGTGCTTGAGGGAATGAATGGTTGGCAAGGACCTATCGTTCGGTAA
- a CDS encoding DUF445 domain-containing protein — MFQLLFIAVVSGVIGYLTNVLAIRALFRPFEPIGFGPFVFQGLIPKRKDELAQRVGSLVAEDLLNQDDLIGQIISREDEAMFQTFIINKVDRVILEKTAYLPRAIQGALLNTVEDKMTQEMPQLFEDFINLAENQIREKVDVASLIEGKIQALDLATIEQLVLKVASKELRAIEWLGLFMGFVIGIVQGLIVLNS; from the coding sequence ATGTTTCAATTATTATTTATAGCTGTCGTCAGCGGTGTCATTGGGTATTTGACTAACGTACTTGCCATTCGTGCACTTTTCCGCCCCTTTGAACCCATCGGTTTTGGTCCCTTTGTCTTTCAGGGTTTGATCCCAAAGCGCAAGGATGAATTAGCACAGCGAGTAGGAAGTCTAGTGGCGGAAGATCTGCTCAACCAGGATGACCTTATCGGGCAGATTATCAGTCGTGAGGATGAGGCAATGTTTCAGACCTTTATTATTAATAAAGTGGATCGGGTTATTTTGGAAAAAACGGCTTATCTACCCCGGGCAATCCAAGGGGCATTGTTAAATACGGTAGAAGATAAGATGACACAGGAAATGCCTCAACTCTTTGAAGATTTTATTAATTTGGCCGAAAATCAAATCCGGGAGAAAGTGGATGTGGCAAGTCTGATTGAAGGAAAAATTCAAGCGCTGGATCTTGCAACGATTGAACAATTGGTGCTCAAGGTGGCATCGAAAGAGCTTCGGGCAATCGAATGGCTGGGTCTTTTTATGGGCTTTGTCATCGGCATTGTACAGGGTCTTATTGTTTTAAATAGCTAA
- a CDS encoding NUDIX hydrolase, with protein sequence MKTIFDYYPQTQAEEALKVQLLNLKPESLGTGKSFDYHYTTSAIILNKEKTKTLFIYHRIYDSWGWVGGHVEPSETFEACITREIFEETGLQLASGTCLGLDLMTVKAPTSPCNFHVNFTFGFIADDTSPLILNTSETKGVDWIALDKLNHYVSEAHMRPIYERYINLLKTRQA encoded by the coding sequence ATGAAAACTATTTTTGATTACTACCCTCAAACACAAGCAGAGGAAGCTCTGAAAGTTCAGCTTCTCAACCTGAAGCCGGAATCTCTTGGAACAGGCAAGTCCTTCGACTATCACTACACCACCTCCGCCATTATTTTGAACAAAGAAAAGACCAAAACCCTTTTCATCTATCACCGTATCTATGATTCTTGGGGTTGGGTCGGAGGACACGTGGAACCGTCGGAGACTTTTGAAGCGTGCATCACAAGAGAAATATTCGAAGAGACAGGACTACAACTTGCATCGGGTACTTGCCTGGGTTTAGATCTGATGACGGTAAAAGCCCCCACGTCCCCTTGTAACTTTCATGTCAACTTCACTTTCGGCTTTATTGCCGATGACACGTCGCCCCTTATTCTGAATACTTCAGAGACGAAAGGCGTGGACTGGATTGCTCTGGATAAGCTGAATCATTATGTGTCTGAAGCACATATGCGCCCCATCTATGAACGATATATCAATCTATTAAAAACTCGGCAAGCCTAA
- the mutY gene encoding A/G-specific adenine glycosylase — translation MKSIINPTKFSTALLCYYDTHRRTMPWRDNPTPYAVWISEVMLQQTQVTTVIPYFNRFMKALPTPQHLASASRDQLEKLWEGLGYYSRVHRLKDAAQIIVRDYDGELPSTFDELLALPGIGPYTAGAVASIAFNLNAPAVDGNALRVFSRLLEIKETIDKNSVKAAVGRVIIELQGHRPGDFNQAIFDLGATVCTKSPQCNLCPVVDFCHSFHDQRVFEFPKKKRRKAETIDERTVLLLKQGDSVIVHRRPNSGLLAGMWEFVNLEGKKDASQVMEYLDMRGFFFISVRPLTTYVHKFSHVHWHITPYLVELEPRISDPKEVYPGEAHFVQITELNNLAFPTAFKPLLEKL, via the coding sequence ATGAAATCTATTATAAATCCTACAAAGTTTTCAACTGCGTTGTTGTGTTATTATGATACGCACCGACGAACCATGCCTTGGCGAGATAATCCTACACCCTACGCCGTATGGATATCCGAGGTGATGTTGCAACAGACTCAGGTCACAACAGTTATCCCCTACTTTAACCGATTTATGAAGGCTCTGCCTACACCTCAGCATTTGGCGTCGGCGAGTCGAGATCAATTGGAAAAATTGTGGGAAGGACTGGGTTATTACTCCCGTGTGCACCGTTTAAAGGACGCAGCTCAAATTATAGTTCGCGACTATGACGGTGAGCTGCCTTCAACCTTTGATGAACTCTTGGCACTGCCCGGCATCGGCCCTTATACGGCAGGCGCCGTCGCCTCCATTGCTTTTAACTTGAACGCACCTGCCGTAGATGGCAATGCCTTGAGAGTCTTCTCCAGACTTCTTGAGATCAAGGAGACTATTGATAAAAATTCGGTAAAGGCGGCTGTAGGGCGTGTGATCATTGAACTTCAAGGGCATCGCCCCGGCGACTTCAACCAAGCTATTTTTGACTTAGGTGCGACTGTTTGTACCAAATCCCCGCAATGTAACCTCTGTCCTGTCGTGGATTTTTGCCACAGTTTTCACGATCAACGTGTCTTTGAATTTCCAAAGAAAAAACGTCGCAAAGCCGAGACTATTGACGAACGAACCGTGCTCCTTTTAAAACAAGGGGACAGTGTCATAGTTCATCGACGACCGAATTCAGGTCTTTTGGCCGGGATGTGGGAATTTGTCAACCTAGAGGGAAAAAAAGATGCTTCACAAGTGATGGAATACTTGGATATGCGGGGCTTCTTTTTTATAAGTGTACGCCCTCTCACAACGTATGTGCATAAATTTAGTCACGTCCACTGGCATATCACACCTTACTTGGTAGAACTGGAACCACGTATCAGCGACCCTAAAGAGGTGTACCCCGGAGAAGCTCATTTTGTCCAGATAACTGAACTGAACAACCTTGCTTTTCCCACAGCCTTCAAACCATTATTGGAGAAACTATGA
- a CDS encoding glutathione S-transferase family protein encodes MGLLVEGKWVDQWYDTESTGGKFVRKDAAFRNWVTADGSAGPTGQAGFKAEPGRYHLYISLACPWACRTLIFRKLKGLENMISLSIVNPHMGEHGWTFDAGEGVIDDPIFSARYLYEVYTHVDPQYTGRVTVPVLYDKVTDTIVSNESSEIIRMMNSAFDGIGAKEGDYYPQELRDDIDELNDMIYNTINNGVYKAGFATDQKVYEEEVKKLFQSFNELEQRLESRRYLFGDTLTEADWRLFTTLIRFEPVYFGHFKCNLRALTSYPNLWRYTKTLYHYPGIAETVSFNHIKTHYYTSHDTINPNRIVPLGPDMEALLKM; translated from the coding sequence ATGGGATTATTAGTTGAAGGGAAATGGGTAGATCAGTGGTATGATACTGAGTCTACCGGAGGTAAATTTGTGAGAAAAGACGCTGCTTTTCGCAATTGGGTGACGGCAGACGGCTCGGCAGGTCCAACGGGCCAAGCAGGATTTAAGGCAGAACCGGGACGTTACCATCTCTATATTTCACTTGCCTGTCCGTGGGCATGTCGCACACTTATTTTCCGCAAATTGAAAGGTTTGGAAAATATGATTTCACTCTCTATTGTGAACCCTCACATGGGCGAGCACGGGTGGACCTTTGATGCGGGTGAAGGTGTTATCGATGACCCAATATTTAGCGCTCGCTATCTTTATGAAGTCTATACACATGTTGATCCGCAGTATACCGGTCGCGTCACTGTGCCGGTGCTCTACGATAAGGTGACCGATACTATTGTCTCCAATGAGTCCAGTGAGATTATCCGCATGATGAACTCCGCTTTTGACGGGATAGGGGCAAAAGAAGGCGATTATTATCCACAAGAGCTTCGTGACGACATTGATGAGCTCAACGATATGATTTACAACACCATAAACAACGGTGTCTATAAAGCAGGCTTTGCAACCGATCAAAAGGTCTATGAAGAAGAAGTGAAGAAGCTTTTTCAAAGCTTTAACGAGCTGGAACAACGACTGGAATCTCGGCGATATCTCTTTGGTGATACATTGACAGAAGCGGACTGGCGTCTGTTCACTACGCTCATTCGTTTTGAACCGGTGTATTTCGGCCATTTCAAATGCAACTTGAGAGCTCTGACGTCGTATCCTAATCTTTGGCGATACACAAAGACACTCTATCACTATCCGGGCATTGCTGAAACTGTGAGCTTCAACCATATAAAGACTCATTACTATACCAGTCATGACACGATCAATCCGAATCGTATTGTGCCACTGGGACCGGACATGGAAGCGCTTCTTAAGATGTAG
- a CDS encoding glycosyl hydrolase family 18 protein, translating into MKKLFIFLLLLLLAGGAFVGYLFLQRSNGNTSELYKGFNFIVEGDRVDTSEFTRVDGQYYLSVDFIKNYIDDTVAYDDDEKTVIFVNKAGTKRMSVDSQEATLNTQAIELRDPVIEQDGKVFVPIEGFIYDYPVVLKFIKEKNLLVMDYKDKDYAIGTSPGDGLNMRESDSIKSPIVSILKEGDQVYVYGEVGDFYKVREVEGYAGYIQKDKLDVDLPEDRFVREKSEDTETREAAEPLNLTWDYTYGNHSDESVAMIHPLQGVDVICPTWFSVSSKDGDMIDRGRRDYVEKYKNLGIDVWGYLDNSFDKDITTGFIHSSAIRDKVIAKTLAMVQKYNLSGINVDFEQTAVDDRDAITQFIRELAGVFAQHDLLVSVDVTPQISADVTQEPYDRKALAEIADYVIVMTYDQHWATSDKAGSVAEYNWVEGNINLLMNQIPQDKFMITLPFYARLWSEDDTSLKSDALSMNQVVTLLRENNATMKWDDKAKQNIATYTKNGKHYTIWVEDRDSIQWKTTLMGKYGLAGVGGWRHGFETEGIWDEIDATQQAMAVN; encoded by the coding sequence ATGAAAAAACTGTTTATATTTTTGCTCTTATTGCTGCTTGCAGGGGGGGCTTTTGTAGGCTATTTATTTTTGCAGCGCAGCAACGGCAATACGTCCGAGCTCTACAAGGGATTCAACTTCATCGTTGAAGGAGACCGCGTCGACACTTCGGAATTTACCCGTGTTGACGGACAGTACTATTTGTCTGTAGACTTTATCAAAAATTATATTGATGATACGGTGGCTTATGATGACGATGAAAAAACGGTCATCTTTGTGAACAAAGCCGGCACCAAACGTATGTCGGTGGATAGTCAAGAGGCAACGCTGAACACTCAAGCGATCGAGCTGCGTGACCCTGTCATCGAACAAGATGGTAAAGTTTTTGTACCTATTGAAGGCTTCATCTATGATTATCCTGTGGTGTTGAAATTCATTAAAGAGAAAAACCTCTTAGTCATGGATTACAAGGATAAGGATTATGCTATCGGCACGTCTCCCGGAGACGGTCTGAACATGAGAGAGAGTGATTCGATAAAATCGCCAATCGTCTCTATATTAAAGGAAGGCGATCAAGTCTACGTGTATGGCGAAGTGGGTGATTTCTATAAAGTGCGTGAAGTGGAAGGCTATGCCGGCTACATTCAAAAGGACAAGCTGGATGTCGATTTGCCCGAAGACCGCTTTGTAAGAGAGAAAAGTGAAGATACTGAAACAAGAGAGGCCGCCGAGCCTCTCAATTTAACATGGGACTATACCTATGGCAACCATTCGGACGAAAGCGTAGCTATGATTCATCCGTTGCAAGGCGTGGATGTTATCTGTCCCACATGGTTTTCCGTATCCTCTAAAGACGGTGATATGATTGATCGCGGACGAAGAGATTATGTTGAAAAATACAAGAACTTAGGCATTGATGTCTGGGGGTATTTAGACAATTCTTTTGATAAAGATATCACTACCGGATTTATTCACAGCAGTGCCATAAGGGATAAAGTCATCGCTAAGACTTTGGCTATGGTGCAAAAATACAATCTCTCTGGCATTAATGTAGATTTTGAGCAGACAGCCGTGGATGACCGTGATGCCATCACTCAATTCATTCGGGAGCTCGCCGGTGTCTTTGCGCAACATGATCTCTTGGTGAGCGTTGATGTAACGCCTCAAATTTCCGCGGATGTCACCCAAGAACCCTATGACAGAAAAGCTCTTGCTGAGATTGCAGATTACGTGATTGTCATGACCTATGATCAACACTGGGCTACTTCAGATAAAGCCGGCTCTGTTGCAGAATATAACTGGGTGGAGGGCAATATCAATCTCCTTATGAATCAAATTCCTCAGGATAAGTTTATGATCACCTTGCCGTTCTATGCACGACTTTGGAGTGAAGACGACACCAGTCTTAAAAGTGATGCGCTGAGTATGAATCAAGTGGTAACACTGCTTCGGGAGAACAACGCTACCATGAAGTGGGACGATAAGGCGAAGCAAAATATTGCAACCTACACTAAAAATGGGAAGCATTACACCATTTGGGTGGAAGATCGGGATTCTATTCAATGGAAGACCACACTGATGGGTAAGTATGGATTAGCCGGTGTGGGAGGTTGGCGTCATGGGTTTGAAACTGAAGGCATTTGGGATGAAATTGATGCCACTCAGCAGGCTATGGCTGTGAATTAA
- a CDS encoding zinc dependent phospholipase C family protein encodes MNLNLARLSWGAVAPDVLPYYRLIRHYKDESIYFIVREISNLIHLYRYVDLSSMNRVEQDFFSYKLGIILHYLCDYTCYPHAMRQTYMDAAKTHMRYESELNLKATDHTFDTKPCHAPIDGWRLKQSIRTFIDDYVDAYLKEPASYEHDLNSALCLGQAVGTLIIEFIHVYREELSVQFI; translated from the coding sequence ATTAATTTAAATTTAGCTAGATTGTCATGGGGGGCAGTCGCTCCCGACGTGCTTCCTTATTATCGATTGATTCGGCACTACAAAGATGAGAGTATTTACTTTATTGTCAGAGAAATTTCCAATCTCATTCATTTGTATCGCTATGTCGATTTAAGTAGCATGAATCGAGTGGAGCAAGACTTCTTTTCATATAAGCTGGGGATCATACTTCATTATTTGTGTGATTATACTTGTTATCCTCACGCGATGCGTCAAACTTACATGGATGCTGCAAAAACCCATATGCGATATGAGTCGGAGCTGAACCTCAAGGCAACGGATCATACTTTTGATACCAAACCGTGTCATGCACCAATAGATGGGTGGCGTTTAAAGCAGTCTATCCGAACCTTTATTGACGATTATGTGGATGCGTATCTAAAGGAGCCTGCATCCTACGAGCATGATTTAAATTCGGCACTGTGTCTGGGTCAAGCTGTCGGCACCTTAATTATTGAATTTATTCACGTCTATCGTGAAGAACTTAGTGTTCAATTTATTTAA
- the asnA gene encoding aspartate--ammonia ligase, producing the protein MRNNSEVKVLDLKETQMAIKSLKEYFQRDLANTLNLARISAPIIVQPETGMNDNLSGVEKAVGFDFKNYDIGVEIVQSLAKWKRYALKEYNFHCYEGLYADMNALRPNEDLDALHSVYVDQWDWEKIIKAGDRNIEFLKSTVRQIYEVFKRAEEYINQVYPHALSKKLPDEITFITSEELLQMYPEMTSEQRENAFVKEKGAIFVIGIGGALSSGEPHDARSADYDDWNLNGDIIFYDEVLDRGIELSSMGIRVDKAALERQLEISGRTFLKELDYHKGILEDTLPLTIGGGIGQSRLCMFFLEKRHIGEVQASVWDDKTKTACIEAGIKLL; encoded by the coding sequence ATGAGAAACAACTCGGAAGTGAAGGTTCTGGACCTTAAGGAAACTCAAATGGCCATTAAATCCTTAAAGGAGTACTTTCAAAGAGATTTGGCCAATACGTTAAATTTGGCTCGTATTTCCGCACCTATTATCGTTCAGCCTGAGACGGGCATGAATGATAATCTGAGCGGTGTCGAAAAAGCGGTAGGCTTTGATTTTAAGAACTACGACATCGGTGTCGAAATCGTTCAATCTTTGGCAAAATGGAAGCGCTATGCGTTAAAAGAGTATAATTTCCATTGCTATGAAGGTCTGTATGCGGATATGAATGCTTTGAGGCCTAACGAAGACTTGGATGCCCTTCATTCAGTTTACGTGGATCAATGGGACTGGGAGAAAATCATCAAGGCCGGAGATCGGAATATTGAATTCCTAAAAAGTACAGTGCGCCAAATTTATGAAGTGTTTAAGCGGGCTGAAGAATATATTAATCAAGTCTATCCTCATGCGCTGTCTAAAAAATTACCGGATGAAATCACCTTTATTACGTCTGAAGAGCTGCTTCAAATGTATCCGGAGATGACCAGTGAGCAACGAGAAAATGCTTTTGTCAAAGAAAAAGGAGCTATTTTCGTCATCGGTATCGGTGGTGCTTTATCTTCCGGTGAGCCTCACGATGCGCGTTCTGCTGACTATGACGATTGGAATTTAAACGGAGATATCATCTTCTATGATGAGGTGCTGGACCGAGGCATTGAACTTTCAAGTATGGGTATTCGTGTAGATAAAGCGGCCTTAGAACGCCAGCTGGAAATCTCAGGTCGGACCTTTTTAAAAGAATTGGACTATCATAAAGGTATTTTGGAAGACACATTGCCGCTTACGATAGGAGGCGGTATTGGCCAATCACGTCTTTGTATGTTTTTCCTTGAAAAACGTCATATTGGAGAAGTGCAGGCTTCTGTTTGGGATGATAAAACTAAAACGGCTTGTATTGAAGCGGGAATTAAACTTCTATAA
- the ruvC gene encoding crossover junction endodeoxyribonuclease RuvC: MKILGIDPGYAIVGYGIIQVEGNKLTPLGYGSIVTDKDLTFPERLEKIYRELSEIILHYQPDDIAFEELFFNKNITTGIAVAEARGVEMLVCKMGRDYLYEYTPLQIKNALVGYGRAEKHQVQEMVKMLLGLDAIPKPDDTADALAVAITHSASLKFKDQFRMK, from the coding sequence ATGAAAATTTTAGGTATTGACCCAGGCTATGCTATCGTAGGCTACGGCATCATTCAAGTGGAAGGCAACAAACTGACCCCGCTGGGTTATGGCAGCATTGTCACGGATAAAGATTTGACATTTCCTGAGAGACTTGAGAAAATTTACAGAGAACTATCAGAAATCATTCTGCACTATCAGCCGGATGACATTGCTTTTGAAGAGCTATTTTTTAACAAGAATATTACGACAGGAATCGCAGTTGCAGAAGCTCGAGGTGTGGAAATGCTGGTTTGTAAAATGGGTAGAGACTATCTTTATGAGTATACGCCGCTACAGATTAAGAATGCACTGGTAGGTTATGGACGGGCGGAAAAGCATCAGGTGCAGGAAATGGTAAAGATGCTTCTGGGTTTGGATGCGATACCCAAACCGGATGATACTGCCGATGCGTTGGCTGTTGCTATTACTCACAGTGCGTCATTAAAGTTTAAAGATCAGTTTAGGATGAAATAA
- the ruvA gene encoding Holliday junction branch migration protein RuvA: protein MFDYIKGNVVDVASDHCVIETGDIGYRVFMATTELETIAQGPAKLYIRTIVREDVFLLYGFLDRQMRIMFDLLTTVSSIGPKVALGVLSALSITELVSGIAAEDADILTQAPGIGKKTASRIILELKDKISKYSFTLETPNLQRAVPREDEAKDALVALGYTEFEAQSALQDVDTKLAVSERIKQGLKNLSRG, encoded by the coding sequence ATGTTTGATTATATCAAAGGCAACGTGGTAGATGTGGCATCAGATCATTGTGTCATTGAGACCGGCGACATCGGCTACCGCGTTTTTATGGCGACAACGGAGCTTGAGACCATAGCTCAGGGCCCTGCAAAGTTATATATTCGCACCATTGTCAGGGAAGATGTCTTCTTACTCTATGGCTTTTTGGATCGTCAGATGCGCATCATGTTTGATTTGCTGACTACAGTCTCCTCTATAGGGCCGAAGGTGGCACTTGGAGTGCTTTCAGCTTTAAGTATTACTGAGCTGGTGAGCGGTATCGCAGCAGAGGATGCCGACATTCTAACCCAGGCACCGGGAATCGGGAAAAAGACAGCGTCGCGAATTATATTAGAATTGAAAGATAAAATTTCCAAATATAGTTTCACTTTGGAGACACCCAATTTGCAAAGGGCGGTACCCCGTGAAGATGAAGCGAAAGACGCACTGGTTGCTTTGGGTTATACGGAATTTGAAGCGCAAAGTGCACTTCAAGATGTTGATACAAAGCTGGCTGTTTCAGAACGGATTAAGCAGGGACTTAAAAATTTGAGCAGAGGATAA
- the ruvB gene encoding Holliday junction branch migration DNA helicase RuvB: MDRLIGPEYSKEDNSVEHSLRPKRLSDYIGQEDTVEKLNIFIEAAKNRHEPLDHVLLSGPPGLGKTTLSNIIANEMDVHIKVTSGPAIEKAGDLASILTNLEENDILFIDEIHRIHRVVEETLYPAMEDFALDIIVGKGPSARSIRLDLPKFTLIGATTRAGQLTSPLRDRFGVVLTLQLYDSESLKNIVLRSAKLLNTAIEDGGALEIAKRSRGTPRIANRLLKRVRDYAEVMESGVITEDVAKRGLKMLGIDGYGLDDIDRKIIMAMIQNFGGRPVGIDAIAASINEERITLEDVYEPYLLQIGFINRTSRGRIATKLAYDHFGMAYEEQERFL, encoded by the coding sequence ATGGATCGATTGATTGGACCAGAGTATTCCAAAGAGGATAATTCAGTTGAACACAGCTTGAGGCCGAAGCGATTAAGCGATTATATCGGACAGGAAGACACCGTCGAAAAACTGAATATTTTTATTGAAGCGGCTAAAAATCGCCATGAACCTTTGGATCACGTGCTGTTGTCAGGGCCTCCCGGACTGGGTAAAACCACTTTGAGCAATATTATTGCCAACGAAATGGATGTCCACATCAAAGTTACCAGTGGCCCTGCCATAGAAAAAGCGGGAGACCTCGCGAGTATTCTTACGAACCTGGAAGAGAATGATATTCTTTTTATCGATGAAATTCATCGCATTCATAGGGTGGTGGAGGAGACGCTTTATCCGGCGATGGAAGACTTTGCTTTGGATATTATTGTGGGGAAAGGGCCTTCTGCACGGTCTATTCGTCTGGATTTGCCAAAATTTACTCTCATTGGTGCAACCACCCGTGCGGGACAGCTCACATCACCTCTTAGGGATCGCTTCGGCGTGGTATTGACGCTACAACTTTATGATAGTGAATCCTTGAAAAATATTGTCTTGCGCTCGGCAAAACTTTTAAATACGGCCATTGAAGATGGAGGAGCGCTGGAAATAGCCAAACGTTCTCGGGGAACGCCTCGGATTGCAAACCGATTGTTAAAACGGGTGCGTGACTATGCTGAAGTGATGGAAAGCGGTGTTATCACTGAAGATGTGGCAAAACGTGGACTTAAGATGTTGGGCATTGATGGGTATGGTTTGGATGATATTGATCGCAAGATTATTATGGCGATGATTCAAAATTTTGGAGGCAGGCCGGTGGGCATTGATGCTATTGCTGCCTCTATCAATGAAGAGCGAATTACGCTTGAAGATGTCTACGAACCATATCTTTTACAGATTGGATTTATTAATCGTACCTCCCGAGGACGTATTGCTACGAAGCTGGCTTATGACCACTTTGGGATGGCTTATGAAGAACAGGAGCGTTTTTTATGA